A region from the Vicia villosa cultivar HV-30 ecotype Madison, WI linkage group LG3, Vvil1.0, whole genome shotgun sequence genome encodes:
- the LOC131656372 gene encoding GDSL esterase/lipase At5g45910-like has product MKILFVFSITIACGVFGNIISNANPLPYQAIFNFGDSTSDTGNSAFDHVQMDKNSPYGSTYFKHPSGRLCNGRLIIDFIAEAYGLPFLPPFRNITQSQDDIKKGVNFAYAGSTALEFKYFDRSGVRPLATQNSLSVQFGWFKKIKPSLCKSKEECDSFLKQSLFLVGENGGNDVFSHISKTVTELREIVPLIVESITNTTSALIEEGAVELAVPGNFPIGCNAGLLSAVNSKKKEDYDEFGCLISYNTFTEYFNEQLKSSIETLKQMHPQAKIVYFDYYNDAKRLYQAPEQYGFTYDKVEFLKACCGGGGTYNVNEKFCGTPGTTVCSDPTKQINWDGAHFTEAAHRPIAKGLVEGPFANPSLKPAPFKIA; this is encoded by the exons ATGAAGATCTTGTTTGTCTTTAGTATCACCATTGCATGTGGTGTTTTTGGAAATATTATTTCAAATGCTAATCCTCTACCGTACCAAGCCATATTTAACTTTGGCGACTCTACAAGTGACACAGGAAATTCCGCATTTGACCATGTACAAATGGATAAAAATAGTCCTTATGGTTCAACGTACTTCAAACATCCATCAGGACGATTGTGTAATGGGAGACTCATCATAGATTTCATAG CTGAAGCATACGGGTTACCATTTTTACCGCCCTTTAGAAATATCACCCAAAGTCAAGATGACATAAAAAAGGGAGTTAATTTTGCATATGCCGGTTCTACTGCACTTGAGTTCAAGTATTTTGACCGTAGTGGAGTTAGACCACTAGCGACACAAAACTCATTGAGTGTGCAGTTTGGTTGGTTTAAAAAGATAAAACCATCcttatgtaaaagcaaagaag AGTGCGATAGCTTCTTAAAACAATCATTGTTTCTAGTGGGAGAGAATGGTGGGAATGATGTTTTTTCTCATATTTCTAAAACTGTTACAGAACTTCGTGAAATAGTTCCTTTAATCGTCGAATCCATTACAAATACAACTTCA GCATTAATTGAAGAAGGAGCAGTAGAGCTAGCGGTTCCAGGAAACTTTCCAATAGGCTGCAATGCTGGATTATTGTCTGCGGTGAATAGTAAGAAGAAAGAAGactatgatgaatttggatgtttgATATCTTACAACACTTTTACTGAATACTTTAATGAGCAATTAAAAAGTTCTATAGAGACATTAAAACAAATGCACCCTCAAGCTAAGATAGTATATTTTGACTACTACAACGATGCCAAACGATTATATCAAGCACCAGAACAATATG GATTTACTTATGATAAGGTTGAGTTTTTGAAAGCTTGTTGCGGAGGCGGTGGAACTTACAATGTTAATGAAAAGTTTTGTGGAACGCCCGGTACAACAGTTTGCTCTGatccaacaaaacaaataaattggGATGGAGCCCACTTTACTGAAGCAGCACATAGGCCAATAGCAAAAGGTTTAGTGGAAGGACCTTTTGCAAATCCTTCTCTAAAACCCGCTCCTTTTAAGATAGCATAG